In Colius striatus isolate bColStr4 chromosome 26, bColStr4.1.hap1, whole genome shotgun sequence, the genomic stretch cccttactcggggcacaggaacatgtccaggtgggtttggaaacctgagaaggagcctccacaccctccctgggcagcctgggccagggctccctcacctcagcagggaaatggtttttcctcatgtttaaatggaagtttttgtgtcccagcttctttccatcaccccctgtcctgtcactggatacaacagaaaacaagtgctgccccagcctcctgacagccaccattcagatatttgtaaatgttcatGAGAGCCCCCTGCTGTCTCatctgaacagccccagggctgcagcctttcctcctcacacacatgttccatccctcagcatcttggtgtccctgccctggactctctccagcacttccctgtctctctgcagctggggagcccagcactggccccaggcctccagctgaggcctccccagctctggcagagcagaggggcagcacagcctccctggccctgctgcccacactctccttgatgaaGGCTCTCTCCCCACTTTGTCCAGGCTATGACTCCCGGCTGGGCAGCGGCAGGAGGGCGTTTGGCAGCGGCTATCGCCGGGATGATGATTACCGGGGCGGCAGCGACCGCTACGAGGATCGCTACGAGCGGCGGGACGACCGCCTGGACCGCTGGAACTCCCGCGACGACTATGGCCGGGATGATTTCCGCCGTGAGGACAGAGGTACCCGCCAGGCgagggctgtggggggctgggCATAGCACCGGCGGGTGGTTCAGCCCCACGACGGGGCCTTCGTCCCTCCCCAGGTCCCACTCAGAGGCCGAAGCTGAACCTGAAGCCCCGGAGTGCGCCCAAGGAGGAGGAGGCCACGGTGACCCCCGCGCCACAGTCCAGCCGGGCCGCCTCCATCTTTGGTGAGGCCAAACCCGTGGACACGGCTGCCCGGGAGcgggaggtggaggagaggctgcagaaggagcaggagaagctgcagcGTCAGCTGGAGGATGACAAGAGGATAGAGAGACGGCCCCGAGAGAGgtgggtgagggcagggggggCTTCCGGCCACCTCTGGGGGCTTCCTGGGCTTAAACCTGCCCAGATAAGTCCCTGAGGTGCCCAAGGCACGCCCTCAGGGAGCCTTCCCCCCTCTGATGCTTCCTGGAGTGCTGCAAAACCCCTCCCAAgtgctccccctgccccatggCACCCAGGTGCCTGGCTCAGCCCGCTGCCCCCCACAGGCATCCGAGCTGGCGCAGCGAGGAGAACCAGGAGCGGTCCCGGACAGGCAGCGAGTCCTCGCAGACCGGCACCTCGGGGCCCCCTGGAACCTCCGTGGGAACTGGCCCCACAGGCAGGAGTGAGTTTGGAGCTGGTGGCCCTGAGGAGCTGGGCCTGGCCTCTGTGTGCACAGAGCTGTTGAGGGTGCAAAAGACCCTGAAGGTCCTGGAGTCCACCTGTTATCCTTCAGctctgccatggccaccactgacccctgTCCTACAGCCACAGCTCCGCAGctttgggacccctccagggatggggactccccagcggccctgggcagcctggcacagggctggacagccttttggggaagaaattgttcctcgtctccaacctaaacctcccctggggcaatttgaggctatttcctctcatcctgtcacttgggagcagagactgaccccaactccctgcagcctcctgtcagggagtgtcagagagtgctcctgtctcccctcagcctcctcttctccagcctcaacacccccattccctcagcccctccccagcacccttgtgctccagccccttccccagctctgtgcccagctctggccacgctgcagcccctcagtgtccctgtggcagtgagtgaggggcccagcactgagcacagccctggagctgcagcctccccagggcccagcacaggggacaatccctgccctgctcctgctgccaccctactgctgatcccagccaggctgcccttgaccttcttgcccccctgggcacgctgctggctgctgctcagcccctggcaccaaaCCCCCCAggccaggggctgctgtggTTGGTGTGAGCCaagggcagagcccagcccagAGCCTGCTGGACCCCAGGCCCCCCAGTGCCACCCTCAGCCCCTCACCCCTGCCCATGCCCTCGCTGTCCCAGCAGCCACGCGGCGGCGGGAGAGTGAGAAGTCCCTGGAGAACGAGCCGGTGCCCAAGGACGACGATGTGCCGGCAtcgccgccgcggccccgcgacGAGAAACAGGCGCCCAAGGTGGTTCCGGCACCGCCGCCCAAGGAGAACGCCTGGGCCAAGCGCAGCAGCCTCCCCCCTGCCCGCAGCGAGCCCGAGCAGCACTCCCCTCCCAGGTGGGCACTCACATCCCCTCCCAAACTGGGGATCTTCCCAAATATGGGAACCCCCCCACCTCAAATGTGGGGGATCCTTTGCCTGAACATGGGACCTCCACCATAATACGGCTGATTTCCCTCCCTTCCCAAAATAAGGCACCTCCTGCCCAAATGAGGAAGGCCCCTCCCCCAATGGAAGGACCTCTGTCGAGTGTGGAGACCCCCCCCTGAATTTGCTTCCCCCCCCATGATATTTGGAGTCCAGCCCCCCCCATCCCAAAGGGTTCTCAGTGGAGTCATTGCCCCCCCTTTACCCCCATTCCCAGTCTTCCCAGTGCTTTGGGGCTGTTGTACTGGTTGTGCCTACCCTGACCCCCCCCTCGAAACATGGAGACCCCTCCCAAATGTGGGGATCCCCTAAAACATGAGAACCCCCCTTCAAATGTGAGGGTTTCTTTTGCCTGAACATGGGAATGCCCCCCCAAAATGAGGCATCTCCTGCCCAAATGAGGGGGGCCCTCCCCAACGTAGGGACCCCCTCCACCCTCCCAGGTgggtgcccacccacagctccagccccctcAGGGTCTCTGCAGGGATCGCCCAGCACCcccttctcctggagctgctcctgagGCTCCcatcctctttctctcctttccccccccagcagcaccccctCGGCTCCCAGCCCCCCCCTGGAAGACGGGGCCCCCCCGAAGAACACCCCCCGCAGAGGTGAGAGGGactcagcccccagcagccctgggactGGCCTTGAGCCTTTCCCCAGGGtgggggcagtgctgggggttCTGCCACGTGCTGGGGGGTGTCCCCACTGCCCATCACAgcccttttcccccctccagGAGAGGAGAACAAGCCCGAGGGCAGCTCCAAGGGCCGCAGCGGGAGCAACGGCCGCGGCCCCCCTGAGTCGGAGAGGTGATCCCTGCTGGGCTTTGGGGGGGGGCTCAGGGGCCGGGCTCAGGCCTTActgtggtttggggggggaTTCTTGCAGGAAGGAGAGCAGGAAGGAGCCGGATACCCGCGCTGCCTCTGAGCCAAAGAGACTGGAGGAGAACCCCCCCTCCGTAAGCTGGGGGTGCactgggggggatggggggcgCGGGAGGGTGACACAGCACTGTGTgaccctcccctccctccttccccctgcccccagtTCAGCCACGCCAGCAAGTACGCGGCACTGGCGATGGATGGTGAGGATGAGGGGGATGATGAAGAAGGAGCCGAGTAGCCCCCACCCTTGCACCGTGGGCACCGCGCTGCGTCCC encodes the following:
- the EIF4B gene encoding eukaryotic translation initiation factor 4B isoform X2, which translates into the protein MAASAKKKNKKGKTLTLTDFLAEDGGGGGGPTYIPKPVSWADETDDLEGDVSTTWHSNDDDVYRAPPIDRSLLPTAPRAAREPNIDRSRLPKSPPYTAFLGNLPYDVTEESIKDFFRGLNISAVRLPREPTNPERLKGFGYAEFEDIDSLFQALSLNEESLGNRRIRVDVADQAQDKDRDDRCFGRDRDRFRDSERFESDWRARPAASESFDDYPPRRGDDGFGDRYRDRYDDRYRDGPRRDMDRGFGSRDRYDDRSRDYDRGYDSRLGSGRRAFGSGYRRDDDYRGGSDRYEDRYERRDDRLDRWNSRDDYGRDDFRREDRGPTQRPKLNLKPRSAPKEEEATVTPAPQSSRAASIFGEAKPVDTAAREREVEERLQKEQEKLQRQLEDDKRIERRPRERHPSWRSEENQERSRTGSESSQTGTSGPPGTSVGTGPTGRTTRRRESEKSLENEPVPKDDDVPASPPRPRDEKQAPKVVPAPPPKENAWAKRSSLPPARSEPEQHSPPSSTPSAPSPPLEDGAPPKNTPRRGEENKPEGSSKGRSGSNGRGPPESERKESRKEPDTRAASEPKRLEENPPSFSHASKYAALAMDGEDEGDDEEGAE
- the EIF4B gene encoding eukaryotic translation initiation factor 4B isoform X1, which encodes MAASAKKKNKKGKTLTLTDFLAEDGGGGGGPTYIPKPVSWADETDDLEGDVSTTWHSNDDDVYRAPPIDRSLLPTAPRAAREPNIDRSRLPKSPPYTAFLGNLPYDVTEESIKDFFRGLNISAVRLPREPTNPERLKGFGYAEFEDIDSLFQALSLNEESLGNRRIRVDVADQAQDKDRDDRCFGRDRDRFRDSERFESDWRARPAASESFDDYPPRRGDDGFGDRYRDRYDDRYRDGPRRDMDRGFGSRDRYDDRSRDYDRGYDSRLGSGRRAFGSGYRRDDDYRGGSDRYEDRYERRDDRLDRWNSRDDYGRDDFRREDRGPTQRPKLNLKPRSAPKEEEATVTPAPQSSRAASIFGEAKPVDTAAREREVEERLQKEQEKLQRQLEDDKRIERRPRERHPSWRSEENQERSRTGSESSQTGTSGPPGTSVGTGPTGRTATRRRESEKSLENEPVPKDDDVPASPPRPRDEKQAPKVVPAPPPKENAWAKRSSLPPARSEPEQHSPPSSTPSAPSPPLEDGAPPKNTPRRGEENKPEGSSKGRSGSNGRGPPESERKESRKEPDTRAASEPKRLEENPPSFSHASKYAALAMDGEDEGDDEEGAE
- the EIF4B gene encoding eukaryotic translation initiation factor 4B isoform X4, coding for MAASAKKKNKKGKTLTLTDFLAEDGGGGGGPTYIPKPVSWADETDDLEGDVSTTWHSNDDDVYRAPPIDRSLLPTAPRAAREPNIDRSRLPKSPPYTAFLGNLPYDVTEESIKDFFRGLNISAVRLPREPTNPERLKGFGYAEFEDIDSLFQALSLNEESLGNRRIRVDVADQAQDKDRDDRCFGRDRDRFRDSERFESDWRARPAASESFDDYPPRRGDDGFGDRYRDRYDDRYRDGPRRDMDRGFGSRDRYDDRSRDYDRGYDSRLGSGRRAFGSGYRRDDDYRGGSDRYEDRYERRDDRLDRWNSRDDYGRDDFRREDRGPTQRPKLNLKPRSAPKEEEATVTPAPQSSRAASIFGEAKPVDTAAREREVEERLQKEQEKLQRQLEDDKRIERRPRERHPSWRSEENQERSRTGSESSQTGTSGPPGTSVGTGPTGRTTRRRESEKSLENEPVPKDDDVPASPPRPRDEKQAPKVVPAPPPKENAWAKRSSLPPARSEPEQHSPPSTPSAPSPPLEDGAPPKNTPRRGEENKPEGSSKGRSGSNGRGPPESERKESRKEPDTRAASEPKRLEENPPSFSHASKYAALAMDGEDEGDDEEGAE
- the EIF4B gene encoding eukaryotic translation initiation factor 4B isoform X3, encoding MAASAKKKNKKGKTLTLTDFLAEDGGGGGGPTYIPKPVSWADETDDLEGDVSTTWHSNDDDVYRAPPIDRSLLPTAPRAAREPNIDRSRLPKSPPYTAFLGNLPYDVTEESIKDFFRGLNISAVRLPREPTNPERLKGFGYAEFEDIDSLFQALSLNEESLGNRRIRVDVADQAQDKDRDDRCFGRDRDRFRDSERFESDWRARPAASESFDDYPPRRGDDGFGDRYRDRYDDRYRDGPRRDMDRGFGSRDRYDDRSRDYDRGYDSRLGSGRRAFGSGYRRDDDYRGGSDRYEDRYERRDDRLDRWNSRDDYGRDDFRREDRGPTQRPKLNLKPRSAPKEEEATVTPAPQSSRAASIFGEAKPVDTAAREREVEERLQKEQEKLQRQLEDDKRIERRPRERHPSWRSEENQERSRTGSESSQTGTSGPPGTSVGTGPTGRTATRRRESEKSLENEPVPKDDDVPASPPRPRDEKQAPKVVPAPPPKENAWAKRSSLPPARSEPEQHSPPSTPSAPSPPLEDGAPPKNTPRRGEENKPEGSSKGRSGSNGRGPPESERKESRKEPDTRAASEPKRLEENPPSFSHASKYAALAMDGEDEGDDEEGAE